One Paroedura picta isolate Pp20150507F chromosome 3, Ppicta_v3.0, whole genome shotgun sequence genomic window carries:
- the CXCL14 gene encoding C-X-C motif chemokine 14, whose translation MKFFTFAFLFVFFAVCLTSIEGSKCKCARKGPKIRFSDIQKLEEKPKYPYCKERMIIVTMKSRFRGGHQYCLHPKLPSTKRLLKWYTIWKEKERVYEE comes from the exons ATGAAGTTCTTCACATTCGCTTTTCTCTTTGTGTTCTTTGCAGTCTGTTTGACCAGCATAGAAG GATCCAAATGCAaatgtgcaagaaagggccctAAAATAAGATTCTCTGATATACAGAAACTTGAAGAGAAGCCAAAGTATCCATATTGCAAGGAGAGGATGATCAT TGTCACCATGAAATCCCGATTCAGAGGAGGCCATCAGTATTGCTTGCATCCCAAACTCCCAAGCACAAAAAGATTACTTAAGTGGTACACAatatggaaagagaaagagag